From Glycine max cultivar Williams 82 chromosome 11, Glycine_max_v4.0, whole genome shotgun sequence, the proteins below share one genomic window:
- the LOC100801145 gene encoding 50S ribosomal protein L27, chloroplastic, translating into MAAAASMCMSFNLATAFKGLSFSSSSSSFFAGSGSYSLRAGPTSVVSLPRRCPLTIENAHKKGAGSTKNGRDSQGKRLGVKIYGDQVAKPGSIIVRQRGTKFHAGKNVGLGKDYTIFSLIDGVVKFEKYGPDRKKVSVYPQEVQPENPNSYRARKREYFRVRRERKKARQEGAILKSQLVLASADDAAITNPVC; encoded by the exons ATGGCAGCAGCAGCGTCAATGTGTATGAGCTTCAACCTGGCAACAGCATTCAAgggtctctctttttcttcttcttcctcatcgTTCTTCGCTGGAAGTGGTAGTTATTCTCTCCGCGCGGGTCCCACCTCGGTGGTGTCGCTGCCCCGGCGCTGCCCGCTGACCATAGAGAACGCCCACAAGAAGGGGGCGGGCAGCACCAAGAACGGCCGCGACTCGCAGGGCAAGCGTCTCGGAGTCAAGATATACGGCGACCAGGTCGCCAAGCCCGGCTCCATCATCGTCCGCCAGCGCGGAACCAAG TTTCATGCAGGAAAGAATGTGGGGCTTGGCAAAGATTATACCATTTTCTCCTTGATTGATGGAGTTGTAAAATTTGAGAAATATGGACCTGACAGGAAAAAG GTGAGTGTTTACCCTCAAGAAGTACAGCCTGAGAACCCCAACAGCTATAGAGCAAGGAAGAGAGAGTACTTCCGAGTGAGGCGTGAACGCAAAAAAGCTAGACAAGAAGGAGCAATACTTAAATCTCAACTGGTGCTGGCTTCTGCAGATGATGCAGCAATCACTAATCCAGTGTGTTGA